A stretch of the Porifericola rhodea genome encodes the following:
- the bla gene encoding subclass B1 metallo-beta-lactamase, whose protein sequence is MKYRRLLFLLFCFIAVNAHAQQPGDTLKISEDLLIVPLSNKSFIHISYVTYPSFGRVACNGMVYINQNKAVVMDTPPNNEISRELINWIEEEFQGVSIDAVVINHFHSDCLGGLEVFHEAGVTSYASALTRKLAEQDNAILPQKTFKKQKKLKIGDVRLECRYLGEGHTRDNIVCWIPDEKVLFGGCMVKSVNASKGNLADANVEAWPHTVAQIKKEYANATTVVPGHGSAGGTELLDYTIQLFTP, encoded by the coding sequence GTTAACGCACACGCTCAGCAGCCAGGCGATACTCTTAAAATTTCTGAGGACTTATTAATAGTACCTTTGAGTAATAAAAGCTTTATACACATATCTTATGTTACTTATCCCTCATTTGGAAGAGTAGCGTGTAACGGTATGGTTTACATCAATCAGAATAAAGCAGTAGTTATGGACACACCTCCCAACAATGAAATAAGTCGGGAGCTGATAAACTGGATAGAAGAGGAATTTCAGGGGGTAAGTATAGACGCCGTCGTTATTAACCATTTTCATAGCGATTGCCTGGGTGGCTTAGAGGTTTTCCATGAGGCTGGCGTTACTTCATATGCGTCAGCGCTTACTCGTAAACTTGCAGAGCAGGACAATGCTATACTACCGCAAAAGACATTTAAGAAGCAGAAAAAACTGAAAATAGGAGATGTAAGGCTGGAGTGCCGATACCTGGGTGAAGGACACACCAGAGACAATATAGTATGCTGGATACCCGATGAAAAAGTGCTCTTCGGAGGCTGTATGGTTAAGTCGGTAAACGCGTCTAAAGGTAATCTGGCAGATGCCAACGTAGAGGCCTGGCCCCATACAGTAGCTCAGATAAAAAAAGAATATGCTAATGCCACTACAGTAGTGCCTGGCCATGGCAGCGCGGGGGGTACTGAACTGCTGGATTATACCATACAGCTTTTTACGCCATAA
- a CDS encoding monovalent cation:proton antiporter family protein — MEIPLLTDITIILGASVLVIYLFQRLNLPTILGYLMTGIIAGPYVLGLVSASHEVEVLAEIGVILLLFIIGMEFSLKSLAAIKNSVFIGGAVQVGLTIAITALIAYWADFELNRAIFLGFVFSLSSTAIVLKLLQERNEVNSPHGKVALAILIFQDIIVVPMMLLTPILSGQGGDLWATLAELFLKAALVILVVLFGARYLIPILLHEVAKTKSRELFILFIVVICFAVAWATSSIGLSLALGAFLAGLIISESDYSYQATGFIIPFREIFTSFFFVSIGMLLDVTFLISNLPVILGILALAFVFKALIASTAAFVLQYPMRTAILTGLSLFQVGEFAFILSEVGMEYDLLSENTYQYFLSVSILSMAITPFVIQHSGRVTKLFSRSRLSDKMSILNTNKDTVTEEQAVEELKDHTIIIGFGVNGRNVARAAKFAGIPYVIIEMNADTVKQERAKGEPILYGDATSAFMLEHVKVYSARVAIIAISDPPATKAIVTSIRSICPTVHVIVRTRFMHEMSEQMRLGASEVIPEEFETSVEIFTRLLHKYLVPQDEIESFVQNIRSDNYEMLRPHEFSHKRIAEINIPNINISSLRVQNGNKDVVGKKIIESQIRSRWGVNILAIQRADTYLSNIEADTEIRQDDILYLAGRPEDISNFHELIKV, encoded by the coding sequence ATGGAGATTCCTTTACTCACCGATATTACCATTATTCTGGGGGCCTCGGTACTAGTCATTTATCTTTTTCAGAGGTTAAACCTCCCTACGATTTTGGGCTACCTGATGACGGGTATTATCGCCGGACCCTATGTGCTGGGTCTGGTATCGGCTTCTCATGAGGTGGAAGTACTAGCCGAGATTGGTGTGATTCTGCTGCTCTTTATTATCGGGATGGAGTTTTCTTTAAAAAGCCTGGCTGCGATAAAAAATAGCGTGTTTATAGGCGGAGCTGTGCAGGTAGGGCTTACTATTGCCATTACTGCGCTTATAGCCTATTGGGCTGATTTTGAGCTCAACCGGGCCATTTTTTTAGGTTTTGTGTTTTCGCTCAGTAGTACAGCCATAGTACTAAAACTGCTGCAAGAGAGGAATGAAGTTAACAGCCCCCATGGTAAAGTAGCATTGGCAATACTTATTTTTCAGGATATTATTGTGGTGCCTATGATGCTACTCACACCTATTCTTTCTGGGCAGGGAGGAGACTTGTGGGCTACTCTGGCAGAGCTTTTTCTGAAGGCTGCCCTGGTCATTCTGGTCGTATTGTTTGGAGCTCGTTACCTGATTCCAATACTCCTGCATGAGGTAGCTAAAACCAAGAGTCGGGAATTATTCATACTATTTATTGTAGTTATCTGTTTTGCAGTAGCCTGGGCAACCTCCAGCATTGGTCTTTCTCTAGCGCTGGGAGCTTTCCTGGCTGGGCTCATCATTTCTGAGTCTGACTATAGCTATCAGGCTACAGGCTTTATTATCCCCTTCCGAGAGATTTTTACCAGCTTTTTCTTCGTTTCCATTGGTATGCTGCTGGATGTGACTTTTCTCATTTCTAACCTGCCGGTAATTTTGGGTATACTAGCCCTGGCCTTTGTATTTAAGGCTTTAATTGCCAGTACCGCAGCCTTTGTACTACAGTACCCAATGCGTACAGCTATACTTACCGGCCTAAGCCTCTTTCAGGTAGGGGAGTTTGCTTTTATTCTTTCCGAAGTGGGTATGGAATATGACCTTCTTTCTGAAAACACTTATCAGTATTTTCTTTCAGTTTCTATTCTTTCCATGGCTATTACGCCCTTTGTCATTCAGCACTCCGGAAGAGTAACCAAGCTATTTTCGCGCTCTCGCCTGTCCGATAAAATGTCCATTCTTAATACTAACAAAGATACAGTAACTGAAGAGCAGGCGGTTGAAGAACTGAAAGATCATACCATCATTATTGGGTTTGGAGTAAATGGCAGAAATGTAGCTCGTGCGGCTAAGTTTGCCGGTATACCCTATGTTATTATAGAGATGAATGCCGATACGGTTAAACAGGAGCGGGCCAAAGGAGAGCCAATACTTTACGGTGATGCTACCAGTGCTTTTATGCTGGAGCATGTAAAAGTGTATAGCGCCAGAGTTGCTATTATCGCGATTTCTGATCCTCCGGCTACTAAAGCTATAGTTACCAGCATACGCTCTATATGTCCTACCGTACATGTTATTGTAAGAACCAGGTTTATGCACGAGATGAGCGAGCAGATGCGCCTGGGAGCTAGCGAGGTAATACCTGAAGAATTTGAGACTTCGGTAGAAATTTTCACAAGACTACTTCATAAATATCTGGTGCCGCAGGATGAAATTGAAAGTTTTGTGCAAAACATCCGCTCCGACAATTACGAGATGTTGAGGCCACATGAGTTTTCGCATAAACGTATAGCTGAAATTAATATCCCGAATATTAATATCTCTTCGCTCAGGGTGCAGAATGGCAACAAGGATGTGGTAGGAAAAAAGATTATAGAGTCACAGATACGGTCACGCTGGGGGGTAAATATTCTGGCTATTCAGCGGGCAGATACCTACCTCTCAAATATTGAGGCCGACACAGAAATCAGGCAGGATGACATACTTTACCTCGCTGGCCGTCCTGAAGATATTTCTAATTTCCATGAGCTAATAAAAGTGTAG
- a CDS encoding SRPBCC domain-containing protein, producing the protein MKELKTEIILNASPESVWKVLTDFQKYSQWNPFIVKIEGELKLNSFLSTSLKSKDKLMSFRPKVTRLEEGRAFEWLGQAFLGTFKGRHYFVLEPLAEGKTKLVHGEQFSGLLSGLVLRMIGEETLQNFQQMNKALQAEVEKSFVS; encoded by the coding sequence ATGAAAGAGCTCAAAACAGAAATCATACTAAATGCCAGTCCAGAAAGCGTCTGGAAAGTGCTCACCGACTTTCAAAAGTACTCTCAATGGAATCCATTTATTGTTAAAATAGAGGGAGAGCTTAAGCTAAACAGTTTCCTGAGTACCAGCCTGAAAAGTAAGGATAAACTCATGTCGTTTCGCCCAAAAGTTACTCGTCTGGAAGAAGGGCGAGCTTTTGAGTGGCTGGGTCAGGCATTTCTAGGTACTTTTAAAGGTAGACACTATTTTGTTCTGGAGCCTTTGGCAGAAGGGAAAACCAAACTCGTTCATGGAGAACAGTTTAGCGGACTACTTAGCGGGCTGGTGCTACGCATGATTGGCGAAGAGACCCTACAGAATTTTCAGCAGATGAACAAAGCGCTGCAAGCTGAAGTGGAAAAAAGCTTTGTGAGCTAG
- a CDS encoding L-dopachrome tautomerase-related protein — MKKTLNRFYHANILALAALVCISIVLSGCTNSEKKEKSTEARADSTAEVREVISFEGVQVTGLSVSDKGRIFANFPRWREGVPFSVVEVNEADGSYDVYPNKTFNSWTIGETPRDSAFVGVQSVVVHKDMLYVLDTRNPLFQGIIEEPRVYVFDLNNDELAQIYVIDSSAVKPKSYVNDLRVDEKRNKIYLTDSGEAGLIIINMQNGNVSRVLDNHPSTMAETDHLTIDGKRWENKTHSDGIALDSKNNRLYYHALTGYSLYYVDTEVLDGSDTAIQSAVKFVRKTSAPDGMILDDAGNLYYADLENHKINYLTPAGEVKTLVEGEEVRWADTFSIYDGFLYYTNSRIHEASGDVSGMQFPIQKVSLPEA, encoded by the coding sequence ATGAAAAAAACGTTGAATAGATTTTATCATGCTAATATTTTAGCCCTCGCGGCTTTAGTATGTATCAGCATAGTTTTGTCTGGTTGCACGAACTCAGAGAAGAAAGAAAAAAGCACAGAAGCCAGGGCTGACAGCACAGCAGAGGTTAGAGAGGTTATTAGCTTTGAGGGTGTTCAGGTTACTGGCCTTAGCGTATCAGACAAGGGAAGAATATTTGCCAACTTCCCGCGCTGGAGAGAGGGTGTTCCCTTTTCGGTGGTGGAGGTCAATGAGGCTGATGGTTCTTACGATGTATATCCTAATAAAACATTTAACAGCTGGACGATAGGAGAAACGCCCCGAGACTCTGCTTTTGTGGGAGTACAGTCCGTAGTGGTGCACAAAGATATGTTATATGTGCTGGATACCCGTAATCCTCTCTTTCAGGGCATAATTGAAGAGCCCAGAGTATATGTTTTTGACCTGAACAACGATGAGCTAGCTCAAATTTATGTGATTGATTCTTCAGCGGTAAAACCTAAGTCTTATGTAAACGATTTGCGTGTAGATGAAAAAAGAAACAAAATCTACCTAACCGACTCTGGGGAGGCGGGGCTCATTATCATTAACATGCAGAATGGTAATGTAAGCAGAGTGCTGGATAACCATCCTTCTACTATGGCAGAAACAGATCATCTAACTATTGACGGAAAGCGTTGGGAAAACAAAACGCATTCTGATGGTATAGCACTAGACAGTAAAAATAACAGATTGTACTACCATGCGTTAACCGGCTACAGCCTCTACTATGTAGATACAGAAGTGCTAGATGGAAGCGATACCGCTATACAAAGCGCTGTAAAGTTTGTTAGAAAAACCAGTGCTCCTGATGGTATGATTCTGGATGATGCTGGTAATCTGTACTATGCAGATCTTGAAAACCACAAAATAAACTACCTTACTCCCGCAGGAGAGGTAAAGACATTGGTGGAAGGAGAAGAGGTCAGGTGGGCCGATACTTTTAGTATATACGATGGCTTTCTGTACTATACCAACTCTCGCATACATGAAGCTAGCGGAGATGTTTCGGGCATGCAGTTTCCTATTCAAAAGGTAAGTTTGCCAGAGGCCTGA
- a CDS encoding ion channel, whose product MRHFLPRAITFIVSLLLINTAFGQSDSTILKVAVHAHPPYMIQENDEPKWDGISLQLWRLIAEELHLNYTLVAVEEEQQQQALESGVVDILLLSEVSAEQDSLLNYSHFYHTAKVGIATPQDSSLTSVAAAFFSKRFWQVALMLSVLLLIVGALIYLIERRSNDDNFGGERSILKGIGAGFWWAGVTMTTIGYGDKAPVTFVGRAIALLWMLMAMAVTAVLTASLVSAMGGAVGKEVNVPEELKEMKVAALEHSPASAYLNTKGISFEGFTTVEKAIQALENEEVEVVLANVASLKHGIASQNASGIKVQEKPLPQQHYALAQLRTTAQFKAIDNRLLDIIGTEQWQKTLQHFIPEPSKK is encoded by the coding sequence ATGCGCCATTTTTTACCGAGAGCCATCACTTTTATTGTTAGCCTACTATTGATCAATACTGCCTTTGGGCAGTCTGACAGTACTATTCTTAAAGTGGCCGTACACGCGCATCCTCCCTATATGATACAGGAGAACGATGAGCCTAAGTGGGATGGAATCAGCCTGCAACTATGGAGGCTGATCGCAGAAGAGCTACACCTAAACTACACATTGGTAGCTGTTGAAGAGGAACAGCAACAGCAGGCATTGGAGAGTGGTGTGGTAGATATTCTATTGTTGAGCGAGGTAAGTGCTGAACAAGATAGCCTGCTTAACTACAGCCATTTTTATCATACGGCTAAGGTGGGAATTGCTACACCCCAGGACAGTAGCCTTACTTCGGTAGCCGCAGCTTTTTTTAGTAAGCGTTTCTGGCAGGTTGCCTTGATGCTTTCTGTGCTGCTGCTAATTGTTGGTGCTCTTATCTACCTGATAGAGCGAAGGAGCAATGACGATAATTTTGGTGGGGAGCGTTCTATTTTAAAAGGAATAGGGGCTGGCTTTTGGTGGGCAGGCGTAACGATGACTACCATAGGATATGGCGACAAAGCACCAGTCACTTTTGTTGGACGAGCCATAGCACTATTATGGATGCTTATGGCAATGGCAGTAACAGCGGTGCTTACTGCCTCTCTGGTTTCGGCAATGGGTGGGGCTGTGGGTAAAGAAGTAAACGTACCTGAGGAGCTCAAAGAAATGAAGGTAGCTGCCCTGGAGCATAGTCCGGCATCCGCCTATCTTAATACCAAAGGCATTTCTTTTGAAGGATTTACAACAGTAGAAAAAGCAATTCAGGCACTGGAAAATGAAGAGGTAGAAGTGGTGCTTGCAAACGTAGCCAGCCTAAAACATGGCATAGCGTCTCAAAATGCAAGCGGCATCAAAGTACAGGAAAAGCCCCTTCCTCAGCAGCACTATGCACTGGCCCAACTCAGAACTACAGCACAGTTTAAAGCTATTGACAACCGATTATTGGATATTATAGGAACGGAGCAGTGGCAAAAAACCTTGCAGCATTTCATTCCTGAGCCCTCCAAAAAGTAG
- a CDS encoding Crp/Fnr family transcriptional regulator: MMFEQFWKFCETMVSFTAQEKELIRQQLTLRDMPKNYQLVAEGEVANEVFFINKGCIRLYYLLEEGKEVTGFIFQENMFGGSAESFFSQTPSVQILETIEECELLVLSYAALQQLYDAVPKMNVLMRKILEQRMTFAQKLVASLIIHKPQDRYTSYQQLHPDLENRIPQHVLASYMGITPVSLSRIRKRMSSKK; encoded by the coding sequence ATGATGTTTGAGCAATTCTGGAAATTCTGCGAAACTATGGTCAGCTTTACTGCTCAGGAGAAAGAACTCATCAGGCAACAGCTTACCCTCAGAGACATGCCTAAAAATTATCAGCTGGTGGCAGAAGGTGAGGTGGCGAATGAGGTATTCTTCATCAATAAGGGTTGCATTCGCCTTTACTACCTGCTGGAGGAGGGTAAAGAAGTAACAGGTTTTATCTTTCAGGAAAATATGTTTGGCGGATCTGCAGAAAGCTTCTTCTCCCAAACGCCTAGTGTGCAAATACTGGAAACCATAGAAGAGTGCGAGCTACTGGTGTTATCATATGCTGCCTTGCAGCAACTCTATGATGCCGTACCTAAAATGAACGTGCTCATGCGTAAAATTCTGGAGCAGCGTATGACGTTTGCCCAGAAGCTGGTGGCATCTCTCATCATCCATAAACCTCAGGACAGGTACACCAGCTATCAGCAGCTACATCCAGACCTGGAAAACCGCATTCCACAACATGTGCTGGCCAGTTATATGGGTATTACTCCGGTTTCACTTAGCCGCATCAGAAAAAGAATGAGCAGCAAAAAGTGA
- a CDS encoding 3-keto-disaccharide hydrolase, with translation MNYYRTSLLTLILCLSLFTAIAQNTDELMFKPLFNGKDLSGWVDVNTSPDTWKVEDGILVCSGNPIGVMRSDRQYENFILEIEWRHMEAGGNSGVFVWSEGTPFKDNPLTKAIEVQMLELAWAEQHNQTDAYVHGELFPTMGMTAIPDNPRGIRSKSLEKRCKGKGEWNKYVVVCVDGTVKLSVNGKFVNGLRASERKKGYICLEAEGSEIHFRNIRLLELPPGITSEAQTAPLVD, from the coding sequence ATGAATTACTATCGTACCAGCTTATTAACTTTAATACTATGCCTAAGTTTATTTACTGCTATTGCGCAGAATACCGATGAACTAATGTTTAAGCCTCTTTTCAACGGTAAAGACCTGAGTGGTTGGGTAGATGTAAATACCTCTCCTGATACCTGGAAGGTAGAAGACGGAATACTGGTTTGTAGTGGAAACCCAATTGGGGTAATGCGTAGCGATCGTCAGTACGAAAACTTTATTCTGGAAATTGAATGGAGACATATGGAAGCTGGAGGAAACTCTGGCGTATTTGTCTGGAGCGAAGGCACCCCTTTTAAGGACAATCCACTTACAAAAGCTATTGAAGTACAGATGCTTGAGCTTGCCTGGGCAGAGCAACACAATCAGACTGATGCCTATGTACACGGTGAGCTGTTTCCTACGATGGGTATGACGGCAATTCCAGACAACCCAAGAGGAATTCGTAGTAAGTCATTAGAAAAAAGATGTAAAGGTAAGGGAGAGTGGAATAAGTATGTGGTGGTTTGTGTGGATGGCACAGTTAAGCTATCCGTAAACGGTAAGTTTGTCAATGGTTTACGTGCATCTGAACGCAAGAAAGGTTATATCTGCCTGGAGGCTGAAGGTTCGGAGATTCATTTTCGTAATATCAGGCTACTGGAGCTGCCTCCCGGAATTACATCCGAAGCACAAACAGCCCCGCTGGTAGACTAA
- a CDS encoding response regulator produces the protein MKSYQRLSGVEYIMLVDDDPITNYVNQLLLEELGLPKDKIIVTHEVNLALKNIEKVQKSLTERQSALVIFLDINMPDKGGFEMLDAIEEMKLPKGQLHIYLLSSINSPRDQIKAEQYDIRGFIDKPLKEENVLEILDNIYKLIQQS, from the coding sequence ATGAAATCGTATCAAAGGCTTTCAGGAGTGGAGTATATTATGCTGGTAGATGATGACCCTATCACAAACTATGTAAACCAGTTATTGCTTGAGGAATTAGGTCTGCCCAAAGATAAAATTATAGTAACTCATGAAGTAAACCTGGCGCTTAAAAATATTGAGAAGGTACAGAAATCTCTAACTGAGCGTCAGTCTGCTTTAGTTATTTTTCTGGACATCAATATGCCTGATAAAGGTGGGTTTGAGATGTTAGACGCCATAGAAGAAATGAAGCTACCTAAAGGCCAGTTGCATATTTACCTGCTGAGTAGTATTAATAGCCCCCGAGACCAGATTAAAGCTGAGCAATACGATATCAGGGGCTTTATTGACAAACCGCTTAAAGAAGAGAATGTACTGGAGATTTTAGATAATATTTATAAGCTGATACAGCAAAGCTAA
- a CDS encoding polysaccharide deacetylase family protein: protein MKYFFLCGLLCLNVAAISQTREVCFTIDDLPVVNYGIQEEAYLEGITAQLISHFDTYEIPAIGFLNETKLFREGGLSSFQLKLLEMWLKNGYELGNHTYSHMNYHAATFEDYTADIIKGEKESRPLIEKYGQELKYFRHPYLRVGLTKEKHDSLTQFLEQNGYEEAPVTIDNDDYLFAKAYHEALVMQDSATMSKIGKDYINYMEEKIHYFEGASQKLWNRNIKHILLLHANKLNADYLDELAAMYQKNGYDFISLKEALTDPVYQQEISRYGDWGISWVDRWALSMGKKGDFFKDDPTTPEYVKELAAQ from the coding sequence ATGAAGTACTTTTTTTTATGTGGTTTACTATGCCTAAACGTGGCAGCCATTTCGCAAACCAGAGAAGTTTGTTTTACCATTGATGATCTTCCGGTAGTCAACTACGGTATACAAGAAGAAGCATATCTTGAGGGGATTACTGCCCAGTTGATATCGCACTTTGACACTTATGAGATACCAGCAATAGGTTTTCTTAATGAAACCAAATTGTTTCGGGAGGGAGGGCTAAGCTCGTTTCAGCTCAAGTTGCTAGAGATGTGGCTCAAAAATGGTTATGAGCTGGGCAACCATACCTACTCTCATATGAACTACCATGCTGCTACATTTGAAGACTATACAGCTGATATTATCAAAGGCGAAAAGGAAAGTCGTCCTCTTATAGAGAAGTATGGGCAGGAACTTAAATACTTTCGTCATCCGTACCTGAGGGTAGGACTTACTAAAGAAAAGCACGACTCTTTAACCCAGTTTCTTGAGCAAAACGGCTACGAAGAAGCACCCGTAACTATTGATAATGATGACTACCTCTTTGCTAAAGCTTACCACGAGGCCTTAGTAATGCAGGACAGCGCCACTATGAGCAAAATTGGTAAAGATTACATCAATTATATGGAGGAAAAAATTCACTATTTTGAAGGAGCCTCCCAAAAGTTATGGAACCGTAACATTAAACATATATTATTGCTCCATGCGAATAAACTAAATGCTGACTACCTGGATGAACTGGCAGCGATGTATCAGAAAAACGGTTACGATTTTATCAGCCTGAAAGAGGCTCTCACCGACCCGGTTTATCAGCAGGAGATTAGCCGTTATGGAGATTGGGGTATCTCCTGGGTAGACCGCTGGGCGCTAAGCATGGGCAAAAAGGGCGATTTCTTTAAAGACGACCCCACTACTCCGGAATATGTGAAAGAACTCGCGGCGCAATAA
- a CDS encoding PAS domain-containing sensor histidine kinase, with the protein MASYISPILKDSQWFDQLYMQAPIAIGIYMGKEHTIAFANTLMYEIWGRSQEQVLNKPLFDALPEVREQGFEEILAKVLSSGEPFSGDELPATLERNGKITLCYFNIVYNPLRDEHGNIAGIIQSATEVTELVKSRQVAERNEEIIKTSLEAGKMYTWYLDFIEGTTTRSSGYEAIFGFKDIPQNWNLEQFFERIIEEDRPNARRCFEAGKKSGKVSYQARIMWPDKSIHWIQVKGQTAFNLKGQPISMSGVITDITEQKETAERERIEAMEEAIRKEEERQAAELKELFMNVPALIATLVGPHFVFDLVNPHYQALFPDRQLQGRPLLEAIPELKGQPIIDIVRDVYEKGETYTAHEMIIPLDTDNTGRMRDHFFTFMYQPMRNKNNEVYGIRVFAFEMTEQVQARQLAERSEERLRIALDAGDMGTWNYNMQDGSFTHSLQHDFIFGYDEQPSEWNYQSLLQHILPQDRNYVKKQFELAKIKGSLNIETRINTANDEEKWVVLRGKTFYEDEQPIRMTGVVMDVTEQKQRSIDLKRINTDLDNFVYTASHDLRAPITNLEGLMTALRKTILTKTDAREEKLLQMVDTSVDKLKKTITDLVEFTKTQYEDVQKRKEKVEFKVLLEEVKSDVQNLIDKVKPDIKVKLEVEELMYKRAHLRSILYNLLSNAIKYSAQDRHPVIEVSTYKEEETSILSIKDNGLGLSQEQQKKLFQMFKRFHNHVEGTGIGLYTIKRIIESNGGCLKVNSVQGEGSEFIVYF; encoded by the coding sequence TTGGCATCTTACATTTCTCCTATTTTAAAAGACTCACAGTGGTTTGACCAACTGTATATGCAGGCTCCCATTGCTATAGGCATTTATATGGGAAAAGAACATACTATTGCTTTTGCCAATACCCTGATGTATGAGATCTGGGGGCGAAGCCAGGAGCAGGTATTAAACAAGCCTTTGTTTGACGCGCTACCTGAAGTAAGAGAGCAGGGTTTTGAGGAAATTCTAGCCAAAGTACTAAGCAGTGGAGAGCCCTTCTCCGGAGATGAGCTACCCGCTACGCTGGAAAGAAACGGCAAAATCACTCTCTGTTACTTCAACATCGTTTACAACCCGCTAAGAGATGAACATGGAAATATTGCCGGCATCATACAGTCGGCTACTGAAGTAACGGAGCTGGTTAAGTCGCGGCAGGTAGCAGAGCGTAATGAAGAGATCATCAAGACATCTCTGGAGGCCGGTAAAATGTACACCTGGTATCTGGATTTTATAGAAGGTACGACTACCCGTTCTTCCGGTTATGAGGCTATTTTTGGTTTTAAGGATATACCGCAAAACTGGAACCTGGAACAGTTCTTTGAACGAATTATAGAAGAAGACAGGCCCAATGCCAGGAGGTGTTTTGAAGCAGGAAAAAAAAGTGGAAAGGTCAGCTACCAGGCCAGAATTATGTGGCCGGATAAAAGTATCCACTGGATACAGGTAAAAGGGCAAACTGCTTTTAACCTGAAAGGGCAGCCCATCAGCATGTCGGGCGTTATAACCGATATTACTGAGCAAAAAGAGACCGCCGAACGCGAGCGCATAGAGGCGATGGAGGAAGCCATTCGTAAAGAAGAAGAACGGCAGGCCGCAGAGCTCAAAGAGCTTTTTATGAATGTGCCTGCTCTTATAGCTACCCTTGTAGGCCCACATTTTGTTTTTGATTTGGTAAACCCTCACTATCAGGCACTTTTTCCGGATAGACAATTGCAGGGACGTCCTTTACTGGAAGCCATTCCTGAACTTAAAGGGCAGCCAATTATTGATATCGTTAGAGACGTATACGAAAAAGGCGAAACCTATACCGCACATGAAATGATTATTCCGCTGGATACTGATAATACAGGTCGGATGAGGGATCATTTTTTTACGTTTATGTACCAGCCCATGCGTAACAAAAACAATGAGGTGTATGGTATTCGCGTTTTCGCTTTTGAGATGACCGAGCAGGTGCAGGCAAGGCAACTGGCAGAAAGAAGTGAGGAGAGGCTACGCATTGCTCTGGATGCAGGGGATATGGGCACCTGGAACTACAATATGCAAGATGGTAGCTTTACCCACTCGCTACAGCACGACTTTATCTTTGGTTACGACGAACAACCTTCGGAGTGGAATTATCAGTCGCTCTTACAGCATATACTTCCTCAGGATAGAAACTATGTAAAGAAGCAGTTTGAGCTAGCTAAAATTAAAGGAAGCTTAAACATAGAAACCCGAATTAATACCGCTAACGACGAAGAAAAATGGGTAGTGCTCAGAGGTAAAACTTTTTATGAAGATGAGCAGCCCATACGCATGACTGGAGTGGTTATGGATGTTACTGAACAAAAACAGCGCAGTATAGACCTTAAGAGAATTAATACTGACCTGGATAACTTTGTTTATACTGCTTCGCACGATCTCAGAGCCCCCATCACTAATCTGGAAGGGCTGATGACGGCACTTCGCAAAACAATTCTTACTAAAACAGATGCTCGGGAAGAAAAGCTTCTTCAGATGGTAGATACTTCTGTAGATAAGCTAAAAAAGACCATTACGGATCTGGTAGAGTTTACAAAAACGCAGTACGAAGATGTACAGAAGCGCAAAGAGAAGGTAGAATTTAAAGTTTTGCTGGAAGAAGTAAAATCTGATGTACAAAACCTGATTGATAAAGTTAAGCCTGACATCAAAGTAAAGTTGGAAGTAGAAGAACTGATGTACAAACGTGCCCACCTCAGGAGTATTCTGTATAACCTGCTATCCAACGCTATTAAATACAGTGCCCAAGATAGGCATCCTGTCATTGAAGTTTCTACCTACAAAGAAGAAGAAACTTCAATACTATCTATTAAAGATAATGGGCTGGGCCTAAGCCAGGAGCAACAAAAAAAGCTTTTTCAGATGTTTAAACGCTTTCACAATCATGTTGAAGGCACAGGCATAGGGCTGTATACTATTAAGCGTATTATTGAAAGTAATGGTGGTTGCCTTAAAGTGAATAGTGTGCAGGGAGAAGGCAGTGAGTTTATCGTCTACTTTTAG